A genomic region of Desulfosarcina ovata subsp. ovata contains the following coding sequences:
- a CDS encoding AAA family ATPase — protein sequence MIIVCQQCQTRFHLDDDATRKSTFVARCSVCGHLFSAYRPVRTQAITFIDLEKVRQAEADDTVMAISNRKGGVAKTTTCLNLGASLALYGKKVLLVDFDAQANLSLCLGKRELPTFYDAQKAVSRPLDEFIVATAYPNVWLLPSGRNMVLLNKNYFGSRDFEFLLKDRLETLEAEFDFILIDTPPSIEFSTLNALTAARRVLIPCQCDYLSTHGVDQVLRLIALIRKKSNPLIESRVLLTMLDRDTSVSQMILSKIKRLYQGQTFETLIEMDGQLKEAQILSMPAIHYSRKSPAAKQYIQLAREILVATDRAAVSAP from the coding sequence ATGATCATCGTGTGCCAGCAATGCCAAACCCGTTTTCATCTTGATGACGATGCCACCCGAAAATCCACGTTCGTCGCCCGTTGCTCGGTCTGCGGTCATCTTTTTTCGGCATACCGGCCGGTGCGGACCCAGGCGATTACTTTCATCGATCTGGAAAAGGTCCGTCAGGCTGAAGCCGACGACACGGTAATGGCGATCAGCAACCGCAAGGGAGGGGTTGCCAAGACGACGACCTGCCTCAACCTTGGCGCTTCCCTGGCCCTGTATGGGAAAAAAGTGCTTCTGGTGGACTTCGACGCCCAGGCCAATTTGAGCCTCTGCCTGGGCAAAAGGGAGTTGCCGACATTCTATGATGCCCAGAAAGCAGTTAGCCGGCCGCTTGATGAATTTATCGTCGCCACCGCCTATCCAAATGTCTGGCTGCTTCCTTCCGGGCGCAATATGGTACTGCTCAACAAGAACTATTTCGGTTCCCGGGATTTTGAGTTCCTGCTCAAAGACCGGCTGGAGACTCTCGAAGCAGAATTCGATTTTATTTTGATCGATACGCCGCCGTCCATCGAATTCTCAACCCTGAATGCCCTTACCGCCGCTAGACGGGTGTTGATCCCCTGTCAGTGTGATTATCTCTCCACCCATGGTGTGGATCAGGTGTTGCGGCTCATCGCACTGATTCGCAAAAAGTCCAACCCGCTCATCGAATCCCGGGTCTTGCTGACCATGCTGGATCGGGATACATCGGTGTCGCAGATGATTCTTTCCAAAATCAAGCGTCTGTACCAGGGGCAGACCTTCGAGACATTGATTGAAATGGATGGGCAACTCAAGGAAGCCCAGATTTTGAGCATGCCGGCCATCCATTACAGCCGTAAAAGCCCTGCCGCCAAACAGTACATCCAGCTGGCCCGGGAGATTTTGGTCGCTACCGATCGGGCAGCCGTGTCTGCGCCATGA